A section of the Microbacterium forte genome encodes:
- a CDS encoding DUF7882 family protein: MGRLRYDGTSEPILIDDETLAHLKVVVGTKLRRQESFMMTWLPSEGGDPGRVTVWIHPAIPLQFLFTSAEPQAIQKPRVEEIMHALNATGELVIDDYVQAKIADGSKAKS; this comes from the coding sequence ATGGGAAGACTGCGATATGACGGCACATCGGAGCCGATCCTCATCGACGACGAGACACTGGCTCATCTGAAGGTCGTCGTCGGCACGAAACTCCGCCGCCAGGAGAGCTTCATGATGACCTGGCTTCCTTCCGAGGGCGGCGATCCTGGGCGCGTCACGGTATGGATCCACCCGGCGATCCCCCTGCAGTTCCTCTTCACGTCAGCGGAACCCCAGGCCATCCAGAAGCCCCGCGTCGAGGAGATCATGCACGCGCTCAACGCGACCGGGGAACTCGTGATCGACGACTACGTGCAGGCGAAGATCGCCGACGGGAGCAAGGCGAAGTCCTGA
- a CDS encoding flavodoxin family protein, producing MTAQLTALAISCTLKPSPAESSTDLLGSQILSALAEHGVTGELVRAVDHVISPGVEADMGGDDQWPTLREKVHAADILVLLTPTWMGQQSSVAQRVLERLDAELSETDDAGRPILFDKVALAGIVGNEDGAHHIAAILFQSLNDVGYSVPAQASVYWNGEAMQTVDYKDLDETPEKVAQATATAARNAARLAGLLKADGYPAE from the coding sequence ATGACCGCACAACTGACTGCCCTCGCCATCTCCTGCACTCTCAAGCCCTCCCCCGCGGAATCGAGCACCGACCTTCTCGGTTCGCAGATCCTCTCAGCGCTCGCCGAGCACGGAGTGACCGGCGAGCTCGTGCGCGCCGTCGACCACGTCATCAGCCCCGGCGTCGAGGCCGACATGGGCGGAGACGACCAGTGGCCCACGTTGCGCGAGAAGGTTCATGCCGCCGACATCCTGGTTCTCCTGACGCCCACCTGGATGGGACAGCAGTCGAGTGTCGCCCAGCGGGTGCTCGAACGCCTCGACGCGGAGCTGAGCGAGACGGACGACGCAGGACGACCGATCCTCTTCGACAAGGTCGCGCTCGCCGGCATCGTCGGCAACGAGGACGGCGCACACCACATCGCCGCGATCCTGTTCCAGTCTCTGAACGACGTCGGATACTCCGTGCCTGCCCAGGCATCGGTCTACTGGAACGGGGAGGCGATGCAGACCGTCGACTACAAGGATCTCGACGAGACCCCCGAGAAGGTCGCCCAGGCGACGGCGACAGCCGCGCGCAACGCGGCGCGCCTGGCAGGCCTGCTCAAGGCGGACGGCTACCCGGCCGAGTAG
- a CDS encoding epimerase: protein MTDPTPLASGPVVIGGSTGFMGKYLIPHLQSAGREVITISRSGADISWGDQAAIDRAVDGASLVIGLAGKSVNCRYTPENRAAIFRSRLDTTSSLSSAIARAASPPPLWINSSTATIYRHAEERPMTESSGEIGTGFSVEVAKAWERALFADDLPHTRRVALRSAIVLGHGGVLGPLKNLARLGLGGAQHDGRWPISRARRAAGTAHRPGARRGRQRFSWVHVEDIARIIDFLEVTPTLDGPVNAASPNPTDNADFMATVRRVLGVRIGPPMPRWMLELGAIAIRTETELILKSRWVIPEKLTVAGFEFAYPDLEDALRESFDLERVR from the coding sequence GTGACAGATCCGACACCCCTCGCCTCAGGCCCCGTCGTGATCGGCGGCTCGACCGGTTTCATGGGGAAGTACCTGATCCCGCACCTGCAGTCAGCCGGGCGGGAGGTCATCACGATCTCGCGCTCGGGCGCCGACATCTCCTGGGGCGACCAGGCGGCGATCGATCGAGCCGTCGACGGCGCATCGCTCGTGATCGGCCTGGCGGGCAAGAGCGTGAACTGCCGCTACACGCCCGAGAACCGCGCGGCGATCTTCCGTTCGCGTCTCGACACCACCTCGTCGCTGAGCTCCGCGATCGCAAGAGCCGCGAGTCCTCCCCCGCTGTGGATCAACTCGTCGACGGCGACGATCTACCGCCATGCGGAGGAGCGACCGATGACCGAGTCGTCGGGCGAGATCGGCACAGGGTTCTCCGTCGAGGTCGCGAAGGCATGGGAGCGCGCCCTGTTCGCCGACGATCTGCCGCACACGCGTCGGGTGGCCCTGCGCAGCGCGATCGTACTGGGCCACGGAGGCGTGCTCGGCCCGCTGAAGAACCTGGCACGACTCGGCCTCGGCGGGGCGCAGCACGACGGCCGGTGGCCGATCAGTCGCGCGCGCCGGGCCGCCGGCACCGCGCACCGCCCGGGAGCTCGCCGCGGTCGGCAGCGGTTCAGCTGGGTGCACGTCGAGGACATCGCCCGCATCATCGACTTCCTCGAGGTCACGCCGACGCTCGATGGCCCTGTGAACGCCGCCTCCCCGAATCCGACGGACAACGCCGACTTCATGGCGACCGTCCGGCGGGTGCTCGGAGTGCGCATCGGACCGCCGATGCCCCGGTGGATGCTCGAGCTCGGCGCCATCGCCATCCGCACCGAGACCGAGCTGATCCTCAAGAGCCGATGGGTGATCCCCGAGAAGCTCACGGTCGCCGGCTTCGAGTTCGCGTACCCGGACCTCGAAGACGCCCTGCGGGAGTCGTTCGATCTCGAGCGCGTCCGCTAG
- a CDS encoding GNAT family N-acetyltransferase, producing the protein MTFRTTPAPITLTGRLVELRPLETSHHDGLLDALREGDLWKQAWYTSVPSPDGLAAEIDRRIGLIESGDMIPFTAFDASGRILGLTSYYDLEGDVPRLHIGYTWNRPSAHGTGTNAESKLLLLRHAFEELGVFRVGLTTQWVNFQSRAAIERLGAKQDGVMRAMSRYRNGALRDSVEFSIIEPEWPAVRANLEARLARRR; encoded by the coding sequence ATGACCTTCCGCACCACTCCGGCCCCGATCACGCTCACCGGACGCCTCGTCGAGCTCCGCCCGCTGGAGACCTCGCATCACGACGGACTCCTCGACGCGCTGCGCGAAGGCGATCTGTGGAAGCAGGCCTGGTACACCTCCGTGCCCTCTCCCGACGGACTCGCCGCCGAGATCGACCGTCGCATCGGTCTGATCGAGAGCGGCGACATGATCCCCTTCACGGCGTTCGACGCCTCGGGGCGCATCCTCGGCCTCACCTCGTACTACGACCTCGAGGGTGACGTCCCGCGGCTGCACATCGGGTACACCTGGAACCGCCCGTCGGCGCACGGAACCGGCACCAACGCCGAGTCGAAGCTGCTGCTGCTCCGGCACGCATTCGAAGAGCTCGGCGTCTTCCGGGTGGGCCTGACCACTCAGTGGGTCAACTTCCAGTCGCGCGCCGCGATCGAACGCCTGGGAGCGAAGCAGGACGGCGTCATGCGCGCGATGAGCCGGTACCGCAACGGCGCACTGCGCGACAGCGTCGAGTTCTCGATCATCGAACCGGAATGGCCCGCAGTGCGGGCCAACCTCGAGGCGAGGCTGGCCAGACGACGCTGA
- a CDS encoding helix-turn-helix domain-containing protein: MTTDVRRVVADAVEEELLRAGRSSQWLSARVGITGTELRRKLAGEVDFTVTDLAEIAHALGIAVAQLTPRPH, encoded by the coding sequence ATGACGACAGATGTGCGACGTGTGGTGGCTGATGCGGTCGAAGAGGAACTGCTGCGGGCTGGGCGAAGCAGCCAGTGGCTCTCGGCGCGCGTGGGCATCACCGGCACCGAGCTGCGCCGGAAGCTCGCGGGCGAGGTCGACTTCACCGTCACCGATCTGGCCGAGATCGCGCACGCGCTCGGCATCGCAGTCGCGCAGCTCACCCCTCGTCCGCACTAG
- a CDS encoding ImmA/IrrE family metallo-endopeptidase produces MEALLRLLEQNGLHLVERRGRCHGGYEPQTATIRVSPGLSRRATCSVIAHELAHAVLGHTPTADPSIRARQERRADEWAARLLISADAYAEAEKARGTHPASLAFELGVTIEIVTAYQRLLRRVGDATYVGAKMGRGQWEHRTLIAGSATGRRAD; encoded by the coding sequence ATGGAGGCCCTCCTCCGCCTGCTCGAACAGAACGGGCTGCACCTCGTCGAACGCCGAGGTCGGTGCCACGGCGGCTACGAACCGCAGACGGCGACCATCCGCGTCTCCCCCGGACTCAGCCGGAGAGCGACCTGCAGCGTGATCGCCCACGAGCTGGCGCACGCCGTGCTCGGCCACACTCCCACGGCAGACCCGTCGATCCGTGCGCGACAGGAGCGACGCGCCGACGAGTGGGCTGCGCGCCTGCTGATCAGCGCCGACGCCTATGCCGAGGCCGAGAAGGCGCGAGGCACCCACCCGGCCAGCCTCGCGTTCGAGCTGGGGGTGACGATCGAGATCGTGACCGCCTACCAGCGGCTGCTCCGCCGCGTCGGCGACGCCACGTACGTCGGCGCGAAGATGGGCCGAGGCCAGTGGGAGCACCGCACCCTGATCGCGGGATCCGCCACCGGGCGCCGCGCTGATTGA
- a CDS encoding helix-turn-helix domain-containing protein: MKTPGEQFNAAVGRQLRAEIGAAGSSIAAMAREIGIARSALDNYVTGKRSIPVPIVYAVSASLDIAPHIMITRAEERLRSEVERGGATITPLHPRTDVRGRREDRSEVAFESPLAHADDTDDLYD, translated from the coding sequence GTGAAGACACCGGGTGAGCAGTTCAACGCGGCAGTCGGCCGCCAGCTCCGTGCCGAGATCGGCGCCGCAGGCAGCAGCATCGCCGCGATGGCACGCGAGATCGGCATCGCCAGGAGCGCGCTCGACAATTACGTCACGGGCAAGCGTTCCATCCCGGTCCCCATCGTGTACGCGGTCAGCGCGTCGCTCGACATCGCTCCCCACATCATGATCACCCGTGCAGAAGAGCGGCTTCGCTCCGAGGTCGAGCGCGGCGGCGCCACCATCACCCCGCTCCACCCCCGCACCGATGTCCGTGGTCGACGCGAGGATCGATCCGAAGTCGCGTTCGAGTCTCCCCTCGCCCACGCCGACGACACCGACGATCTCTACGACTGA
- a CDS encoding PLD nuclease N-terminal domain-containing protein translates to MPFLFSLLVIALMVGAMVDIIRRDDAQVRYLPKMAWVIIVILLPLIGSLLWFAIGREYSEAGLRIPRIPRMRPAARPAAARPEPRPTPPVDARSTEQQIADLDREIEEWRLRQEIEKRRREGGGDSSSGTTDAPR, encoded by the coding sequence ATGCCGTTCCTGTTCTCGCTCCTCGTCATCGCGCTGATGGTCGGCGCGATGGTCGACATCATCCGGAGAGACGACGCGCAGGTGAGGTACCTGCCGAAGATGGCGTGGGTCATCATCGTGATCCTGCTGCCCCTCATCGGCAGTCTGCTGTGGTTCGCGATCGGCAGGGAGTACTCCGAGGCCGGCCTTCGGATCCCGCGGATCCCCCGCATGCGGCCGGCTGCTCGACCTGCGGCTGCTCGACCGGAACCGCGCCCGACACCGCCCGTCGACGCCCGCAGCACCGAGCAGCAGATCGCCGATCTCGATCGCGAGATCGAGGAGTGGCGGCTGCGTCAGGAGATCGAGAAGCGCAGGCGCGAAGGCGGCGGGGACTCGTCGAGCGGGACGACTGACGCGCCTCGCTAG
- a CDS encoding GNAT family N-acetyltransferase translates to MRHGLIELRLVRSRDARALQHELLSNRSWLQPWEATVPYGSVSFDMRLSIRRLLQQYRDGAGYPFVMEYDGEIAGQLNVWGVARGSLCSATIGYWVSERFAGKGITPTAVALATDACFTEYALHRMEICIRPENVASLRVVQKLGFRYEGLRRRYIHIDGDWRDHYAFALTREDVPQGVLARWLNGEVPPDAATIPPSDRFAL, encoded by the coding sequence ATGCGGCACGGTCTCATCGAGCTGCGCCTCGTGCGCTCACGCGACGCGAGGGCTCTGCAGCATGAGCTGTTGAGCAACCGCTCGTGGCTGCAGCCGTGGGAGGCCACCGTCCCCTACGGCTCGGTCTCGTTCGACATGCGGCTCAGCATCCGTCGATTGCTGCAGCAGTACCGGGACGGCGCTGGCTACCCGTTCGTCATGGAGTACGACGGCGAGATCGCCGGGCAGCTCAACGTCTGGGGAGTCGCCAGGGGGTCGCTGTGCTCGGCGACCATCGGCTACTGGGTGAGCGAGCGGTTCGCCGGCAAGGGCATCACGCCGACGGCCGTCGCGCTCGCGACCGACGCGTGCTTCACCGAGTATGCACTGCATCGCATGGAGATCTGCATCCGCCCCGAGAACGTCGCGAGCCTGAGGGTCGTGCAGAAGCTCGGTTTCCGCTATGAGGGGCTGCGTCGCCGGTACATCCACATCGATGGGGACTGGCGCGATCACTACGCATTCGCCCTGACGCGTGAGGATGTCCCGCAGGGCGTGCTGGCCCGCTGGTTGAACGGCGAAGTGCCCCCGGACGCCGCGACGATCCCTCCTTCCGACCGTTTCGCGCTCTGA
- a CDS encoding aldo/keto reductase yields the protein MKTIPFGSATAPAVVAGMMRIDDKDDAQIRELYDTARGAGIDFFDHADIYGGSMHFCEGRFAEALGLSAAERDEIVLQTKCGINPAEGTFDFSYDHIVRQVEGSLAALRTEHIDVLLLHRPDALVEPEEVARAFDELEAAGKVRAFGVSNHTPRQIDLLRTAITQPLVANQLQLSITHAPILAQPVAANMAGEDQSIVRDGGGIVEYCRINGITIQAWSPFQGGFFTGVFLGNPEYAELNGVIDRLAASYGVAPIAIATAWITRHPAKMQVVLGTTTPQRVQDAAAGADIELTRAEWYELFRAAGHLLP from the coding sequence ATGAAGACCATCCCGTTCGGATCCGCCACTGCCCCCGCCGTCGTCGCCGGAATGATGCGCATCGATGACAAGGATGACGCGCAGATCCGCGAACTCTACGACACGGCCCGCGGCGCGGGCATCGACTTCTTCGACCACGCCGACATCTACGGCGGAAGCATGCACTTCTGTGAGGGCCGCTTCGCCGAGGCGCTGGGGCTGAGCGCCGCCGAGCGCGACGAGATCGTGCTGCAGACCAAGTGCGGCATCAACCCCGCTGAGGGCACGTTCGACTTCTCGTACGATCACATCGTCCGCCAGGTCGAGGGGTCGCTCGCGGCGCTGCGCACCGAGCACATCGACGTGCTGCTGCTGCATCGCCCGGATGCGCTGGTCGAACCCGAAGAGGTGGCCAGGGCGTTCGACGAGCTCGAGGCCGCGGGCAAGGTCCGCGCGTTCGGCGTCTCGAACCACACCCCTCGACAGATCGATCTGCTCCGCACCGCCATCACCCAGCCTCTGGTCGCCAACCAGCTGCAGCTCTCGATCACGCACGCGCCGATCCTCGCGCAGCCGGTCGCCGCGAACATGGCCGGCGAAGACCAGAGCATCGTCCGCGACGGTGGTGGCATCGTCGAGTACTGCCGCATCAACGGCATCACGATCCAGGCCTGGTCGCCGTTCCAGGGTGGATTCTTCACGGGCGTCTTCCTCGGAAACCCCGAGTACGCGGAGCTCAACGGGGTGATCGATCGTCTGGCGGCGTCGTACGGAGTCGCACCGATCGCGATCGCGACGGCGTGGATCACGCGTCACCCCGCCAAGATGCAGGTCGTGCTCGGGACCACGACTCCGCAGCGCGTGCAGGACGCCGCAGCGGGTGCCGACATCGAGCTCACCCGGGCCGAGTGGTACGAGCTGTTCCGCGCGGCCGGTCACCTGCTGCCCTAG
- the pgi gene encoding glucose-6-phosphate isomerase produces MTAPVDPTHTPAWSELAALRESITADLRGWFAADPDRAERLSFPLADLHVDLSKNLVTDEVLAALLRLAEQTGVAERYAAMLEGSHLNTSEDRAVLHTALRRPAGASPALVVDGQDVDADVHAVLDALSAFATRVRAGEWLGITGKRVTHVVNIGIGGSDLGPVMVYEALKPYADAGIEARFVSNIDPTDLAQKTSDLDPETTLFIVASKTFTTLETLTNARLARDWLWAGLQASGAISDDDDARTDAVAHHFVAVSTALDKVAAFGIDPTNAFGFWDWVGGRYSVDSAIGLSLAIALGPDAFRELLAGFHAVDEHVRMTPLERNVPVLMGLLNVWYVNFHGAQSHAVLPYAQQLSRFPAYLQQLTMESNGKSVRWDGTPVTTDTGEVFWGEPGTNGQHAFYQLIHQGTRLIPADFIAFVNPAYPLTDDGQDVHELFLANFLAQTKALAFGKTAEEVEAEGTTGALVAARTFPGNRPTTSIFAPALTPQVLGQLIALYEHITFTQGTIWGINSFDQWGVELGKQLAMQIAPAIGGDESAIEAQDASTKALLAYYRANRK; encoded by the coding sequence ATGACCGCTCCTGTTGATCCGACACACACTCCCGCCTGGTCCGAGCTCGCCGCGCTGCGCGAGTCGATCACCGCCGATCTGCGGGGCTGGTTCGCCGCCGATCCGGACCGCGCTGAACGTCTCTCGTTCCCGCTCGCGGACCTCCATGTCGATCTGTCGAAGAACCTCGTCACCGATGAGGTTCTGGCCGCGCTGCTGCGCCTCGCCGAGCAGACGGGTGTCGCCGAGCGCTACGCCGCGATGCTCGAGGGGAGCCATCTCAACACGTCCGAAGACCGGGCCGTGCTGCACACCGCACTGCGCCGACCGGCCGGGGCCTCCCCCGCGCTCGTCGTCGACGGACAGGACGTGGATGCCGATGTGCATGCCGTGCTCGACGCGCTCAGCGCGTTCGCCACCCGGGTTCGCGCCGGCGAGTGGCTCGGCATCACCGGCAAGCGCGTCACCCACGTCGTCAACATCGGCATCGGCGGCTCCGACCTCGGGCCGGTCATGGTCTACGAGGCTCTGAAGCCCTACGCGGATGCCGGCATCGAGGCCCGGTTCGTGTCGAACATCGATCCGACAGACCTCGCGCAGAAGACATCGGACCTCGACCCCGAGACGACGCTCTTCATCGTCGCGTCGAAGACCTTCACCACTCTCGAGACGCTCACCAACGCCCGTCTGGCGCGCGATTGGCTGTGGGCCGGGCTCCAGGCCTCCGGCGCCATCTCCGACGACGACGACGCCCGCACCGACGCCGTCGCACACCACTTCGTGGCGGTGTCCACCGCGCTCGACAAGGTCGCCGCGTTCGGCATCGATCCGACGAACGCGTTCGGGTTCTGGGACTGGGTGGGCGGTCGCTACTCGGTCGACTCCGCAATCGGGCTGTCGCTCGCCATCGCGCTCGGTCCTGATGCGTTCCGTGAGCTGCTGGCCGGTTTCCACGCCGTCGACGAGCATGTGCGCATGACCCCGCTCGAGCGCAACGTCCCCGTGCTGATGGGCCTGCTCAACGTCTGGTACGTCAACTTCCACGGTGCTCAGTCGCACGCGGTGCTGCCCTACGCGCAGCAGCTGAGTCGGTTCCCGGCCTACCTGCAGCAGTTGACGATGGAGTCCAACGGCAAGTCCGTCCGGTGGGACGGCACCCCCGTCACCACCGACACCGGCGAGGTGTTCTGGGGAGAACCGGGCACCAACGGCCAGCACGCGTTCTACCAGCTCATCCATCAGGGCACGCGGCTGATCCCGGCGGATTTCATCGCCTTCGTCAACCCGGCGTACCCGCTGACCGACGACGGTCAGGACGTGCACGAGCTGTTCCTGGCCAACTTCCTCGCACAGACCAAGGCCCTGGCCTTCGGCAAGACCGCCGAAGAAGTCGAGGCCGAGGGAACCACGGGAGCACTCGTGGCCGCGCGCACCTTCCCCGGCAACCGCCCGACCACCTCGATCTTCGCGCCCGCTCTCACGCCGCAGGTCCTCGGCCAGCTCATCGCCCTCTACGAGCACATCACGTTCACCCAGGGCACGATCTGGGGCATCAACTCGTTCGACCAGTGGGGCGTCGAGCTCGGCAAGCAGCTCGCCATGCAGATCGCACCGGCGATCGGCGGCGACGAGTCGGCGATCGAGGCGCAGGATGCGTCCACGAAGGCGCTGCTCGCGTACTACCGCGCGAATCGGAAGTAG
- a CDS encoding ribosomal maturation YjgA family protein, giving the protein MPSPAGRDSPVRARRRGLLVGAALVVAAGLVTHFVGSGPIADLAGDALYAAMIYLFIAIAFPRAAFWVVGVTALTLCTLIECFQLTGLPGLWAESFWPVRLVLGIGFDARDLAAYAVGAGVATLVDVAVSRRRRAHA; this is encoded by the coding sequence ATGCCGTCGCCCGCGGGTCGCGATTCGCCCGTGCGTGCACGTCGACGAGGTCTGCTCGTCGGCGCCGCACTGGTGGTCGCGGCGGGGCTCGTCACGCACTTCGTCGGCAGCGGCCCGATAGCGGACCTGGCCGGCGATGCGCTCTATGCGGCGATGATCTACCTGTTCATCGCCATCGCGTTCCCTCGCGCCGCCTTCTGGGTCGTCGGCGTGACCGCGCTGACCCTGTGCACGCTGATCGAGTGCTTCCAGCTCACCGGCCTGCCGGGGCTGTGGGCGGAGAGCTTCTGGCCGGTGCGACTGGTCTTGGGCATCGGCTTCGATGCGCGCGACCTCGCTGCATACGCGGTGGGCGCTGGCGTCGCGACCCTCGTCGACGTCGCGGTCAGCCGTCGTCGCAGGGCACACGCCTGA